CAAGAAGAAGGCTCAGAGCAAAAACAAAGTGTGTGCTTCTTCTTAGGATTTCAAGGCACAGTTCAGAAATGTAAGAGTCCTTAATGAAAGATTCAGTTTCACCCTTGTATAGGCCTCTCAAGTATCTCCAAGGGCTCTCATTTCCGGGATTAGCTCTAATTGCCTGAGCAGTATATCTCACTTCAGATTCCCTGGTTGCCTGCAGACCACCCAACAAGGGTGATCTTGTTATAACAAAATATCTCTGCAGCAGACAATCGAGTTGTTCATCAGAGGCTATCATTGATAGCaccatcaagaaaaagaaagaaaaacaagaaaaacaaaaaaggaaactcaGACCCAGTCATTGGCTAGCTACAAGCTCAAACCAGCGTGGGTAACCAAAAGCCTAATCAGCCATAGTTTCGCACATAGTCACAAGTAACGCCTTGGAGTTTTATACGGCGAGGCTTTTCtagggtataatacgacaagcttaaaaaaaaggaaaaagacagcaaatttttaaaatttttaaaaaactaaaaacaaaggaaaaataaaataagtgagacacaaacatcaaaaaataagtagatttgcaacaaataaaaaatataaaatgaaaaaaaaattgtttggctttaaaaaaatgaaagaaatgaaaaaagtgtaaaaaacacgttaaaaacgcattattttagtttttaacatttaaaaaaaatgcatttttttaagttttaaaaggtcatttaatttatcaggtttttttcgaaaaaaacacgttttctgtgCCTATGGCCGTCACTTTGGCATATGTATGCACTTTTGCATGGAGGCAACTCAATAAAGCCATACCAGCTGAACTGAGAGTGGGGTTACCATTGAAGGTTGAGTACAACAAAAACTGATGAACAGTAAATAGCATATTAGAACATCTATCTGGAATAGCAGGAAAAGATCCAAAGGGTAATAAAATCCAAGTTTACTATCATTAACCTTGAGAAGGCATTTTGCTTCATAGGAAAGTACACTTTTAGAGGTTCAACTTTTTCATATCCAGCTAGGTCAGGCATTGACATTggtacttatttgttattttttctcacAGACATGCACGAcagacacatttgatggtctCCTCCAAGTTCTGTGTGCCTATGTGTTCCCTACCCCAACCCTCCAATCAGTGGATCAGatagccaaaaaaattttgacgGATGCGATGTGAATAgttttcttaacaaacaacaatTGGTATTGAGATGAATTTCCTTATGAGGTGATAAAGAATATTGGCCTGTATCAACATACCTACCTAATCTGAATTGGcatttttaaatagtttttacttaaaaactttaagacaaaatatttattacttCATTAAAAAGGGACCAATACAGGCTAGATCAGCGAATTTTCACCATTTTTGCTGATTCAGGCCAAATTTTGACCCATATCTATAAATCCCTCTATCAGCCCCTGTATCATTTTAGGGAGGGGCCAATACAATGTATATAATAGGGTAATACAGCCCAATGTGAACTGATACCAATAATTGACTTCACACAATgccaaattgaaagaaaaaattgtgaaagCATTTTTGACAGCCTCTGACCTAATTTGACAGTCTCAGTTATTTTCAGTTGTCATATTTATAGATACGTGACATATGTCCATTGGTTTCTAGTCTTCTCTGTCAGAGCCTGACACATCCGGTATTGAGACTTGCACAAGTGTCCAGGTGACAGTCACTGTGACAGTCACTGTCGTTGAGAACTGTTTcgtaaaacaaaaacaattgaaTAGAATGAACCTCATGcatgcatatgacatctaaaaGTAAAGCATGAATAAGGAAGAACAACAAACATATCACCTTGGAAGAGTTTATATAATAACTCAAACTGATAGAAAATACCAACACTCAGCCTACTAACATGTCTCTTTCAAGTTGCCGCCAAAGATATCCATATTGGAACTTTGGACCTTTTAGATCTTCAGGCTGCAAGCAAACATGTACAACTTCTACACATCCGAATGATTCATATTTGGATGTTAATGCCTGTATCCCAGTTATTCAAGTAGAAAGAAACGAGTTTTGGTTGTCTTTGACAGTGAGCAGTATATATGTCTACCATATTGGAGCACTTCCATCTGTGCAATTGAATGGTATGAACTATGAAGCCTACCCACATGGGCAACCATCTGAATCCAAGACACGTGTCAAGTGTCAAAATGATTCAAACCATCCACAAAacttctttttccaaaaaaaattaagatgtaTGGTGATATGATGatgcacatatttttttgaCATATCTATGTGAGCAGGTGAAAAACTCAAATACGAAAATGATGCATATGCATGATTTGCACTTTCGTGTCACGGCTTCTTATACCTCAATATGAAATCAAGCTTATCCAAGTCTCTAAAGAATGAATGCAGTTgaacaaaaacctttaactCCCTAAGAAAGAGGTAAATCCTCAAGGAATAGCAACCCAAAATAGGGAATAATATTCCATCTGTCTCTTATCCATAACTAAGGACGAGAGGAGATAACACTCTCACCGCAGGATTGGCGCCATCTATTTCTCATATCATTCTTGTTCATCGGCATATAACTTGTAAGTAATTGATATAAAGGTTTTGTTACTTCTCTTTCCTGGTTAATGAGTTCATCTCTACTTTAAACTTCACTAGGACCTGATCATCATTCTTTTATTTCATCCTTCAATTTTGGTGAAAATTTGACAAGGACCCAAATAGCATCGAGAGGAAAGGTAAAAGTCCATCCACACCATCAAGCACAAGATTGATGGGATGTATATTGTATCATACTATCATATCTTATATAGATAACATATAATAAGATCCCCTCCccccccaagaaaaaaaaaaaacaaagaaaataaaagtgacAAGATTTTTCTGTATGAACCAGGTTGTGCTTGGCTTCTCTCAAGGAAAGCCACAAGCCAAGGTTGAAGAGGCCTATGAAGTAAATGGGACTTAAACAAAAATACATGTGTGGTTTTACTCAGCCCATTTAGCAACTCCAAATTGAGCATTTATTGCTAAAGGTAATACCTCCAactttttccattaaaaatGACATAACCATGATAAAGAAATTGAAAGGACTCTGTTCCAGGCCAAAACTAGACACCAAgcataaaatcataaaaaaagatCTTTAGCAGAATAATTGCATAAACAAATCACAAAAAGCTAAGATATTGTACAGACATGAAAATGGACAGGAAATGTCAAACACAAAACTGAAATTAAAGAAGCAGAAATCATAGTAAGGTGCTCAAGCATATCTTGATCTTAGACATGGGGACATAGAGCAcatttgaaagactaagggaaGGAAAGCACAAAAGACAGATACAGGAATATCATCTCATTAATATATATGAGGAAACAAGGGACGGAGGATGTGATGAATACAGAAACCATACAAACGTGAGCACATGCATTCATGGTTGAAAGGCTAAAACGGCAAAATTTAtaattcaaatgcaactaaatATTTGACAAAAATGATAGAGTCATAGACACTGCAGCTAATTACCTGATTCCAAGCAGAATTATTGAACACATCATCTTCAAGCAGTTGATGACAATAATCAAGTTCATTTTCCCACCCACCTAATGTTTGAAGTACCCACTGCATGaagattcaaaaaatttgaaaccttACATGAAGACATATGTCCCTATGCACAAAACgggtaaaagaagaaaatagcaaaaacaaaaatagctTACAAAAATGCATGCCTGGGAACATATGAATAAAAAGCAACACAAGAACAGAAATGTTTCAAAAACTCGGATTCTTCAACTGTACTACTAAAGAGAACAGTAATGTGAGAAATCAGAAACAGAGCTTCTTGCCTGCCTGTGAGACCAAGCATGATAGTTCTTAGCATCCCGAGATAGTATCTTCCTAGTAAATTCTAGCTCCTTTGTTGTTGCTTCTTTTCCAAGTCTCTCAGCAGTCCAACGGCGGTGATGCCTGCAAGTTCTATGGAGATCAATTTCCCTCACAGCAAGCATAGACAAGTTATGCTTGCACTCAGGCAGTAAGCACAAGAGTGAAACAAACCACGTAAAAGATATGAGTTTTGTATTGATGAAATGGAGCTGCCTCAGACTTGATATTGCAGCTATCAAGGAAACTGCAAGGATCAACAGACTCTCTTGGCCTTCAATTCACCAGATTTAAGAGGGAACTAAGAGGCTATCTACCCCACTCCCCTAATGCTGGATGCTGCTAAGAGGACAGTTAAGTGCAAGAATTTTAAAGGATTTAAAGGCACGTTTGGGACATTGGCGGCCCCATTTTGCAGGTCCAACCCAATTGGATAAAGCAAAGTATTTTCAGGTCTCTGCCACTCTGGAATCCAAGATGCAAGTATCCTGTAGGCCCTCCCCAACTCCATCTACCATGGTGCAAATGAAAGCCATCTGTTGGCTCCTTCACGTGGTATTTTCTCCTGTGGAAGATGCCCTACAGGTAGTAAATATAAATTCATTAAAACAGCCTTTCATGGATACAGAGGCCCTCTTTGCAAGCAAGGACCCATAGCCTGGAAGACCACTATGAAATATTCTTGAGATTTTCAAGGCACATTCAAGTTTCTGTTTGAGGTCCTAGGGCAATTTAGTTATGTCGTGGGCCTCATGCCGGATGAAAATTTTCAGTGGCTTCTACTATATATCACGTTTACTCTTCTATTGTGTGCATGCTGTCAGCTAGCATGCTACCATAATATTGTGGAAGGATTCCGAACCTGGGATTATTAAAAACCTAGGGCCCTCATATACTCCGGATGACTTGTTTCTATCGCCCATATTAGCGAGGCCTCccattttgtcaaaaagaaaaagctaaaaacataaaataaaaatagataAACTGCACTGGTCTTGGGAGAAAAGAGTACATATCAGCAACTCACCATATCTGGTAGTTCTTGGAGTTCCTTTCTGCTATCTTCTCAATGAAGCCCAACTCATCGTCCAGATTAACATTGAGCGTTTCAAGTATAAGACGCCTAAAATGCCAGATCTGGGGTGAAAAAGTATACATGGGACCAAAATGGCGTCAAAATACGTACTTGATAACGAAAACAAGTGGCAAAAGCACACTAAACCGAATGAAGAAAGGATTCCTTTAAGCAACTAGTATCTAACAATTCATGAGTGTTATAGGAAGCACGCTTCATGTTTGCATGTCAAGTTAATGGagaatcacgcgaattgttctaGTAGATCAATACCTCAGATGGCCACAGTAAACAACACTCAACaacgagaagaagaagggggaggaggaggaagaagaagaaaagcagaaaacGAAGCTCAAACAACCACCAAAGCCATATAACAACACGGTCACCTCAAAAGTATTAGGTCAGAAACCTAAATGGGTATCTTCACAATAAAAGAAAACTGCAAATTACCGCTaaagcaaaacagaaaagagaagatAGCCCAACAAGATAAGACCACAAAGGAAGTTCACTCTCAATTCGCTCAATGCCCAACGAGTCAAAAAGATTACGGTGTAATTTCCGGCGTTCAATCCGATGGCTTCGGTGGTGAGCTTCAGGGCGCGGGGACTACGCTCGTCGGCGGCGTAGACGGCCCTGAAATAGTCCATGGTTTCCCGGAACTCAGGGGTGTAGGCAATGGGAACAACCGGGTTGGGGCCATCGTCCTGAGGGAGGGGCTTCACGTCTCGCCACTCCTCCCTCTCGCTGATCGGAGGGAGCATCTCCTCCTCTTCGTCCGAATCGGAGTCCATATAGTCACGCCCTCAGAGATCGGCCAGACCGGCAAGAGACCACAGACAAGCTACTTCACgagctggagagagagagagagagagagagagtctccaAGGGCGTCAATGACGCCGCGTCATGTGCCTACCGGGAACCTTTTAAGCAGAGAAGGATTCCCTCGCCCATCTGACTTTTGATCTTCCTCGGATCAGATCCAATGTATCCAATGTCAAAGTTTTTCTCCGTTTGGAACTTGGAAGAGGGACCCAAAATCAAACCTTCCCTTGCATCAAACCCCTTCACGATGGAAGACGGTCGAATGTTTTTGTGTGGATTAGACATGTCAACGGCTCAAATTTAAATAGGATATACATTCAAATTCTAATACAAACAAAGACAAGTcttattcgaattcaaatctaaaatccaatttttcaatttgaatccaatcgaTATTCAATTGGACATtgatattcaaatatgaatccaaattttaaacctaatttggctgattttcaaaatagagGAACattgatataaaatatttacttaaaactaaatcttaACTAAATTAGATtggatattcatgtatatctgAATATAATCAGATtatattttctccatttttttaaacAGTTCAATCGGttatcatatccaaattaaatctattgacatccttactgtATATTTTAAGTCTCGGACCTATATCATCTTCAATTTGTGACTCTTACTACGCTGTGTGAGCAGTCACGACCCAGCCATGCCATATCGAATGGTATATACATTGAACTGTATATTTATCATCCTCAATTTATGACGTGCCACATTGAATTatacatttaagatttttttgctgtgaaattttcatggaaaaaaaaaaacttttaaaggCAATCTCAAGTTTTAATGAGataataaaaatgtattttaattaggattttttaaatttccacCCCAAGTTGAGAGATATTCCTTGATCTGTTTGCCACTAAGGGCACATTTGGATGCATGCTGGAAACGAtgttttgaaggaaaaatattatttttctttcaaatgtcATTTTGGGTGTCTTTGGTGTATGAGTGTTTGGACACTTGGTCGGGGCCATTGGCGGTACCTGGTCCTCGGCCCGACTTGAGCCTGGATCCTGGAAAAAAGGGCACCGGGCTGGCCTGATCAATTATCGGGCTGGCCCAGGTGAGCTCTAGATGGGCccgataatatttttttaatatgttttattaatttttatgtataattataatagggttatatttatatattatggATCATTATTTTAATAGGGTTAtacttatatattatttatattaaatatatgtatttttaaatttaaatgggCCGGGGCCGAGAAGGGCTGGgccttataaaagaaaaaactcagCTATAAAGATCCATTGTGAGTAAATCCTTTTCCCTTGTGCAAATGAATTC
This window of the Nymphaea colorata isolate Beijing-Zhang1983 chromosome 2, ASM883128v2, whole genome shotgun sequence genome carries:
- the LOC116248626 gene encoding protein farnesyltransferase/geranylgeranyltransferase type-1 subunit alpha, producing MDSDSDEEEEMLPPISEREEWRDVKPLPQDDGPNPVVPIAYTPEFRETMDYFRAVYAADERSPRALKLTTEAIGLNAGNYTIWHFRRLILETLNVNLDDELGFIEKIAERNSKNYQIWHHRRWTAERLGKEATTKELEFTRKILSRDAKNYHAWSHRQWVLQTLGGWENELDYCHQLLEDDVFNNSAWNQRYFVITRSPLLGGLQATRESEVRYTAQAIRANPGNESPWRYLRGLYKGETESFIKDSYISELCLEILRRSTHFVFALSLLLDLLCYGFEPSAEFATLIESEGSSSQSNNLASTICSILEKVDSMRSNYWRWRKGHLPPEIC